A window of Fragaria vesca subsp. vesca linkage group LG7, FraVesHawaii_1.0, whole genome shotgun sequence contains these coding sequences:
- the LOC101299913 gene encoding F-box/kelch-repeat protein At3g06240-like, with product MTPIWGRRKALQYFSLLRGLGFDYSTSEHKVIDGQYYKDDGIVFSVYTLQTDSWRKIEYLFPYKGKASASDGIVVHGAIHWLSRKLADGELVIISFLLEEEKVEEIELPPNATGLRLGAFRNSLCLTSFSDSETYIEFWVMKEYGVRESWTKIKVSKPYNKLSHSGFWTETHDLMVFDMSSLVMYNFEDGTSWNLPIGDLDEDCFFGSVGVYVECLPSKVETMFTIGR from the coding sequence ATGACACCAATATGGGGAAGACGAAAGGCCTTACAATATTTCTCGTTGTTACGTGGACTTGGATTTGATTACTCGACCAGTGAACACAAGGTGATTGATGGGCAGTACTATAAGGATGACGGAATTGTTTTTAGTGTCTATACATTGCAGACTGATTCTTGGCGAAAGATTGAGTACTTATTTCCCTACAAAGGTAAAGCTTCTGCTTCTGATGGTATTGTGGTACATGGTGCCATTCATTGGTTGTCGAGGAAGCTTGCAGATGGAGAATTGGTGATTATATCTTTCCTTTTAGAAGAGGAGAAGGTTGAAGAAATTGAACTACCGCCCAATGCTACTGGTCTTCGGCTAGGGGCATTCAGAAACTCGTTATGTTTAACATCATTTTCAGATTCAGAAACATATATTGAGTTTTGGGTCATGAAAGAATATGGAGTGAGGGAGTCTTGGACTAAAATAAAAGTCTCCAAACCATATAATAAATTATCACATTCCGGTTTCTGGACAGAAACTCATGATCTGATGGTGTTTGATATGTCATCATTAGTCATGTACAATTTTGAAGATGGAACATCTTGGAATCTACCGATTGGTGATCTTGACGAAGATTGTTTCTTTGGTAGCGTTGGTGTCTATGTGGAGTGCCTACCTTCAAAAGTTGAAACTATGTTTACAATAGGGCGATGA
- the LOC101293044 gene encoding histone-lysine N-methyltransferase, H3 lysine-9 specific SUVH5-like, translating into MVSLKTPGKENGFRPNLKRLRVDAVRDFPEGCGRVVPRVQPSKCEESYGDMNTLPSKNHPLSSHRVAIDVVRDFPEGCKMVGSYLKYAGRKSLMVPFVKDKEGERHVVCNNFGTADVVDKAEIRVKKALAAYQETLTKMGGQCDANSDKLEGWKLYTEAAMYLKKKYKWVNTKKQIGHIPGVKVGDKFQYRTELAIVGLHSHFQCGIDYMTKNGNPIATSVVESGRYANKTKSHDVLIYTGQGGNPKVTKGKAEDQKAKHGNLALMNSKAARTPVRVIRSYKFAEESGYVYDGLYIVDDYWQKRGEFGKLVYEFLLRRNSDQPKSHILQQLVMPR; encoded by the coding sequence ATGGTTTCACTGAAAACACCTGGAAAAGAGAACGGGTTTCGTCCCAATCTTAAGAGGCTTAGAGTTGATGCAGTTCGAGATTTCCCTGAAGGTTGTGGACGAGTTGTGCCTCGAGTGCAGCCAAGTAAATGTGAAGAGAGTTATGGAGATATGAACACATTACCAAGTAAAAACCACCCCCTGTCTAGTCATAGAGTTGCTATTGATGTTGTTCGAGATTTTCCTGAAGGTTGTAAAATGGTAGGATCTTATTTGAAGTATGCTGGAAGGAAGAGTTTGATGGTTCCATTTGTCAAGGATAAAGAAGGTGAGCGGCATGTTGTTTGTAACAATTTCGGTACTGCAGACGTGGTTGATAAAGCTGAAATTAGGGTGAAGAAAGCTTTGGCTGCATATCAAGAGACGTTGACCAAGATGGGTGGACAGTGTGATGCTAATTCTGACAAACTAGAGGGTTGGAAATTATACACTGAAGCAGCAATGTACCTCAAGAAGAAATATAAATGGGTTAACACGAAGAAACAAATAGGGCATATTCCAGGAGTGAAGGTTGGTGACAAGTTCCAGTATAGAACTGAATTAGCGATTGTTGGCCTTCATAGTCACTTTCAATGTGGTATTGATTATATGACGAAGAACGGGAATCCAATTGCCACAAGTGTGGTTGAATCTGGCCGCTATGCCAACAAGACAAAATCCCATGATGTGCTGATATACACAGGTCAAGGTGGAAATCCAAAGGTTACAAAAGGGAAAGCAGAAGACCAAAAGGCCAAGCATGGAAATCTGGCACTGATGAATAGCAAGGCTGCAAGAACTCCTGTGAGGGTAATCCGAAGCTACAAATTTGCAGAGGAATCAGGTTATGTGTATGATGGTCTTTATATTGTGGATGATTACTGGCAAAAAAGAGGGGAATTTGGTAAACTTGTGTATGAATTTTTGTTGAGGAGGAATTCAGATCAACCGAAATCTCACATTTTGCAACAGTTGGTGATGCCAAGATGA
- the LOC101293346 gene encoding cyclin-U4-1-like, translated as MSDELETPEAMPRMIAFLSDVLDRVAKSNDLNRRLDSQKLSVFHCLTKPTISIQSYLERIFKYADCSPSCFVVAYVYLDRFTQRQKALPINSFNVHRLLITSVMVSAKFMDDISYNNAYFARVGGISTKEMNLLEMDFLFGLGFELNVTPENFITYCSYLQREMLLQSPPLHVTDSPLNLASRLKLHCSFNEDESTHQKQLAAV; from the exons ATGTCTGATGAGCTCGAGACCCCAGAAGCGATGCCAAGAATGATAGCTTTCCTCTCAGATGTGCTGGACAGGGTGGCCAAGTCCAACGACCTGAACAGGCGGCTCGACTCGCAGAAGCTCTCGGTGTTTCACTGCCTCACAAAACCCACAATCTCAATCCAGAGCTATTTGGAGAGGATTTTCAAGTATGCGGATTGTAGTCCCTCTTGTTTTGTGGTGGCCTATGTTTATCTGGACCGGTTCACACAAAGACAGAAGGCTTTGCCTATCAACTCGTTCAATGTTCATCGATTGCTCATCACCAGTGTCATGGTCTCTGCAAAGTTCATGGATGACAT TTCTTACAACAATGCCTATTTTGCAAGAGTGGGAGGAATCAGCACTAAAGAGATGAACCTTCTTGAGATGGATTTCTTGTTCGGATTAGGCTTCGAACTAAACGTGACACCCGAAAACTTTATCACCTACTGTTCGTACCTACAAAGAGAAATGTTGCTGCAATCTCCTCCTCTACATGTAACAGACTCTCCTCTGAACTTGGCGAGCCGTCTGAAGCTTCATTGTTCTTTCAATGAAGATGAATCCACCCATCAAAAGCAGCTTGCTGCAGTTTAG